The Flavobacterium psychrotrophum region ATGAGTGCCTGCGCTTGTGGTAAAAGAGGTACACGAACGTTTGTATCGGTTTTAGTCCTGCTTGTATAGAGCCAAAGCCCACCATCTATACCTGTTATTATATTATCTGGGCTCAGTTCAAAAAGGTCGATATACGCCAGCCCGGTATAGCAGCTGAAGAGGAACATATCCCGAACACTTCCTAGACGCTCAATGTCGAAATCTTTATTGGACAGCCTGGTAAGTTCATCATCCGTCAGAGATTGCCTCTGCACCTTATCAAAGTGTTTCTTAAAGCTGGAAAAAGGATCTTTTGGCAGCCAGTCGAGCATCACGGCAAGGTTAACCATTTTACGGAACCGCTCAATGTGCTTCATGATACCGTTGTTGTGTAGTGCTTTCTGATGGTCTTTGGGCGTATGGTTAGCTAGGTAATTTTCAAAGTCCAATAAAAACTTATAGTTCAGTTCTGACAGTAAGATATCATTCCTGAATAATTTTTCCCTTAAGAACTTATGAAGATATCTTTGGGTGGTGCCATAGTTTTTCATTGTACCTGGGGCAAGTTTACCTAATGCCATCTCATAATGATAATCAATCAATTTACTGAGGGTAAGTGTTTCTTCTTCAACACCTACGAATAGTGATTTTACAACATCAACGGTGACCGGCCTGCGTTTTTGAATAAGGTCATAATAGCCATCTGAAATAATGGTGCGTACTCGTTCGAGGTAGCTATTGAGTTTATTACTCTCTGCTGTCTTACCCCGTGCTCTGCCTCGGACGTTATCCCAGGCTTTGGCATCTACTTTTTGTTTAAGTGAAATTTCTGCTCTCTTTCCATTGATTGTCAAACGAGCATAAATGAGAGCCTTCGAACCTTTTCCCTGTTTTGGCAACCTTATAATAAAGTGAATGCCGAACGTGTTTGTGCTTTTCATCGCGTAATACTTTAAATTAAACCAACTTAAGTACCGACTCAATTCAATTGCTTCGCAAATGGTGGCATTGGCGGGCGTTATTTGGCTCTGAAAAAGTGTTAAAAAATTGCTGTAACAATTTGGTATTCAATTTTTTAACCCTGTTTTTGTGAGTAAATTTTTTCGCATTGAAATTTACTCACCTAATTACTCACAAAAAGATTGATATAAATGCCGTTTTCATTTTAGGGTATAAAACGAAAAAACCCGCAAATACTGATGATTTGCGGGTTTCTGACTGCCGTTGAAGGCTTTTTAGTCGGGGTGGCAGGATTCGAACCTGCGACCTCCTCGTCCCAAACGAGGCGCGATGACCGGGCTACGCTACACCCCGAGTTGTTTTCATTTAGCAAAAATGCTTCCTGAAAGCGGTTGCAAATATAGAACTATTTTTTAATTATCAAACACTATAAGCAAATTTTATTTTTCAATAATCAAAACTAATATCTTTCTATATAAAATAAGCATTATAAGGCATACATTTGCAGTCTGTAAATTCACAAACTTTACTAATCAAAGATTATGTCTGATACTATAGAAAAAATTAAATGCCTTATTATAGGGTCCGGGCCTGCGGGATATACCGCTGCTATTTATGCAGCCCGTGCCGATATGAATCCTGTATTATATACCGGTATGGAGCCGGGTGGACAATTAACTACTACTACAGAAGTAGATAATTTTCCAGGATATCCGCAGGGTATAGATGGCCCTACAATGATGATACAGCTACAGCAACAGGCTGAGCGTTTTGGTACACAGGTACGCATAGGTATGGCTACTGCTGTTGAATTTAGTACCCAGGAAGGTGGCTGGCACAAAGTAACCA contains the following coding sequences:
- a CDS encoding site-specific integrase, translated to MKSTNTFGIHFIIRLPKQGKGSKALIYARLTINGKRAEISLKQKVDAKAWDNVRGRARGKTAESNKLNSYLERVRTIISDGYYDLIQKRRPVTVDVVKSLFVGVEEETLTLSKLIDYHYEMALGKLAPGTMKNYGTTQRYLHKFLREKLFRNDILLSELNYKFLLDFENYLANHTPKDHQKALHNNGIMKHIERFRKMVNLAVMLDWLPKDPFSSFKKHFDKVQRQSLTDDELTRLSNKDFDIERLGSVRDMFLFSCYTGLAYIDLFELSPDNIITGIDGGLWLYTSRTKTDTNVRVPLLPQAQALMEKYRDNPKAQNKGKLFPVISNQKMNGYLKEIADVCGITKPLTFHIARHTFATTVTLSNGVPIESVSRMLGHTTIRTTQIYAKVIENKLSEDMGRLKERLSVGI